From the genome of Ralstonia insidiosa:
CGCTCACGCAAAAGGCCTTTGCCGAGCGCACCGAGGAAGTCGTGCAGCTGGTGCTGCGCGCGTGCGGTGTCGCGTCACCCGGCGTGCACGAGGGTGAGCCGGGCGACTAAGGCAATCAATACGAGGCTCAAAAGCAAACATGCCGCTCAGCGTGAACTGAACGGCATGTTTGTTTGGTGCCTGGTGGCGGTGTAGCGGTCAGAAATCGCGACGCTGTACGCCCGCTTCCGTACCCAGCAGCAGCACGTTGGCACCGCGCTTGGCAAACAGGCCCACGGTGACCACGCCCGGGATGTCGTTGACCACCGATTCGAGTCCCTTCGGATCGGCAATGCGCGACCCCACCACGTCGAGGATCACATTGCCGTTGTCGGTCTTGTAGATCTGCCCTTCCTTGGTCATGCGCAGACGCGGCTGACCGCCCAGCGCAGCCAGTTGGCGCGCCACGGCGGCACGTGCCATCGGCACCACTTCCACCGGCAGCGGGAATGCGCCCATCGTCTCGACCAGCTTGCTGCCATCGGCAATGCAGACGAACGTCTTGGCGACCGATGCGACGATCTTCTCGCGCGTGAGCGCACCGCCGCCGCCCTTGATCATCGCGCCCGAAGCGTCGATCTCGTCAGCGCCGTCCACGTACACAGGGATGGCGTCGACTTCATTCAGATCCAGCACCGTGAAGCCGTGACCCTGCAGGCGGCGCGTCGAAGCCTCCGAGCTGGACACCGCGCCGGCAAAGCGTGCCTT
Proteins encoded in this window:
- the rpiA gene encoding ribose-5-phosphate isomerase RpiA, with translation MTQDELKALVAQAAADYVLANVPEGAVLGVGTGSTANLFIDAMASHKARFAGAVSSSEASTRRLQGHGFTVLDLNEVDAIPVYVDGADEIDASGAMIKGGGGALTREKIVASVAKTFVCIADGSKLVETMGAFPLPVEVVPMARAAVARQLAALGGQPRLRMTKEGQIYKTDNGNVILDVVGSRIADPKGLESVVNDIPGVVTVGLFAKRGANVLLLGTEAGVQRRDF